The genomic stretch CGTTCGGGTCCTGCAGCGCGATGTCGCTCAAGGTGATGTTGAGCGACGGCCAGAGACCTATTTTGGCTCCGCCGTTGATGGCGAGCCTGTATCCGGTCTGGCGTTCGACCCGCTCCTGGATCTGCGAGGTCAGGAAGCTGGAGGGGACGCCGATCACCAGCAGCAGCGCCAGGACGACGATCACGGCGCCGATGGCGGCCCCGGCGATTTTCAAAGCTCTCATTTCGACATTCCAGACCGGGCAAGCGGCATCGAATTCGGCGGCGCCATAAGCGGGCGCGGGCGGTTGCGCGAGCTTATCCCGGAAAGGGGATATCGCTCAAAGCGGCTAAAAATAATCCGAGGGTACTGCAAAGTTATGTGACTTATGACACACTTCCAGAGCGCTGAATCTTGCTACCGCCGTCCTCGGGGGGGGGGGCGGGGTCGATCTGGAAGGCAATACAATGAGTAAACAGGCCGAATTTGCGGTCATCCTGAAAATGAACCCGATGTTCGCGGACTTGGGGACCGACGAACTGCAGCGGATTTCCAGCCTTTGCCACACCCAGCAGCTTGGGGTCGGTGAAATGCTGTTCCAGAAGGGGGACCCCGGCGACGCCTTGTACGGGGTTCGCCGCGGCCAGATCCGCATCGAGACCGGCGCCTCGGACGGCAGCCGGCTGACGCTGAACTTCATGGGCCCGGGCGACCTGTTCGGCGAGGTCGCGGTCCTGGACGGCCAGAGCCGCACCGCGGATGCCGCCGCGGGCGAGCCGACCGAACTGTTCGTGCTGCGGCGGCAGGATTTTCTGTCGCATCTCGAACGCGAGCCGAAGGTGGCGATCAAGATCATCATGCTGCTGTGCCAGCGCATCCGCTGGCAGAGCGAGCGGATGGAGGAATCCATGCTGCAGCCGCTGCCGGTGCGGCTGGCGCGCCGGCTCTGTGCGCTGGCGGCCGATTTCGGCTCCGAGGTCCACATCTCGCAGGAGCAACTCGGCGTCTTCGTCGGCGCCGCGCGCGAAAGCGTCAACCGTCAGCTCCAGCTCTGGCGCAAGGACGGCATCCTCGACCTGCAGCGCGGCCGGATTTTACTGCAGAACCTGACCAAGCTGACGGCGGTGGCAAGGAACGAGTAGGGGGGAGGCGCCCTGGTATTTGCGCGTGTGCCGGGTGAAGGTGTAATCTGTAAACATGAAACAGCCGATCGTCTCGATTAGCCCTGATATTATGGGCGGCTCCGCTGTGTTCCACGGGACAAGAGTTCCCGTACAGACGTTGCTTGACTATCTCGAGGCCGGTGAATCGATCGATGATTTTCTCGCTGGGTTCCCATCCGTTACGCGAGAGCATGTCATCGCGTTCCTGGAGGAAGCCAAGACGCGAATGGTCGAAGCGGCTTCGTGAAGGTCCTGCTCGACGAATGCGTCGACTGGCGCCTGGCGCGTGATATCATCGGCCACGACGTCAAGACCGCTCGTCAAATGGGCTGGACGACGATCAAGAATGGAGAACTGTTGGCGCTAGCGGGCGAACAGTTTGAAGTATTCGTCACCGTGGATCGAAACCTGTCCTTTCAGCAGAATCTGGTTTCTTATCCGATCGCCGTCATCGTGCTTCATGCGAAAACGAACCGCCTTGCCGATCTCAAGCCGCTGGCGCCAAAGCTCGCGGCGGCCATCGAGTCCGCACGGCCCGGAGTCGTCGAGTTCATTGACGCTGACTAGGCGGTCTCGTCCTCAGCGAGAAAAGCCGCATAGCGCAGGGCCTCGTCGATGTCGCCTGCGTAGCGCTGGGTCAACAGTTCCGCGCCCGCCGCATCGCACGCGTCTCGCTCCTACTCCGCCGCAGGCGACACCATGGCCGGTGGCGGCGGCGCGGGCGGCTCCTTGGCCGGCGGCTCGGCGTGATGATCGGACGGCGCGTGCTCGGTCTCGCCGTGTGAAACCAGCAGCATCTTGCCGAAGCGCCAGATGAACGCGCCGATATCGTCCATCATCATGAACATCGCCGGCACGAACACCAGCGACAGCACCGTCGAGAACAGCAGGCCGCCGATCACGGCGAGCGCCATCGGCGAACGGAATTCGCCGCCGGCGCCGAACGCCAGTGCTGACGGCATCATGCCGGCCGCCATGGCAATGGTCGTCATGACGATCGGGCGGGCGCGCTTCATGCCGGCGTCGATGATCGCTTCATCGCGCCGCTTGCCGTCGCGGATCGCCTCGACCGCGAACTCCACCAGCATGATGGCGTTCTTGGTGACGATGCCCATCAGCATCAGGATGCCGATCCATACCGGCGTGGTGAGCTGCTTGCCGGTCAGCAGCAATGCGGCAATGGCGCCGCCGATCGAGAGCGGCAGCGAAAACAGGATGGTGATCGGCTGCAGGAAGGTGCCGAACAGCAGCACCAGCACCGCGTAGAC from Bradyrhizobium sp. Ash2021 encodes the following:
- a CDS encoding DUF433 domain-containing protein gives rise to the protein MKQPIVSISPDIMGGSAVFHGTRVPVQTLLDYLEAGESIDDFLAGFPSVTREHVIAFLEEAKTRMVEAAS
- a CDS encoding Crp/Fnr family transcriptional regulator, giving the protein MSKQAEFAVILKMNPMFADLGTDELQRISSLCHTQQLGVGEMLFQKGDPGDALYGVRRGQIRIETGASDGSRLTLNFMGPGDLFGEVAVLDGQSRTADAAAGEPTELFVLRRQDFLSHLEREPKVAIKIIMLLCQRIRWQSERMEESMLQPLPVRLARRLCALAADFGSEVHISQEQLGVFVGAARESVNRQLQLWRKDGILDLQRGRILLQNLTKLTAVARNE
- a CDS encoding DUF5615 family PIN-like protein — protein: MKVLLDECVDWRLARDIIGHDVKTARQMGWTTIKNGELLALAGEQFEVFVTVDRNLSFQQNLVSYPIAVIVLHAKTNRLADLKPLAPKLAAAIESARPGVVEFIDAD